One Methylosinus sp. LW4 genomic region harbors:
- a CDS encoding response regulator — translation MGTEHWSAEAALGRRVLVVEDEPLIALALEETLAEHGFRVVASAQTVAVALRDIAEAQFDVALLDLRIGAESVEPVADRLAAMGVPFVFATGYGRSALPSAHAARPIVEKPFRTEALIAALLTASRRAAQDA, via the coding sequence ATGGGGACAGAACATTGGAGCGCGGAGGCGGCGCTCGGTCGGCGCGTGCTCGTCGTCGAGGACGAGCCGCTGATCGCGCTCGCGCTCGAGGAGACGCTCGCCGAGCATGGCTTCCGCGTCGTGGCCTCGGCCCAGACCGTCGCCGTCGCGTTGCGGGACATCGCCGAGGCGCAATTCGACGTCGCCCTGCTCGATCTTCGCATCGGCGCCGAGAGCGTGGAGCCGGTCGCCGATCGCCTCGCGGCCATGGGCGTCCCTTTCGTCTTCGCGACCGGCTATGGGCGCTCGGCCCTCCCTTCGGCCCACGCCGCGCGCCCGATCGTCGAAAAGCCCTTCCGCACCGAGGCGCTGATCGCCGCTCTTCTCACGGCGTCGCGCCGCGCCGCGCAGGACGCCTGA
- a CDS encoding DUF423 domain-containing protein, with amino-acid sequence MQRPSLLIVFLAALSGAAGVALAAASAHISNAANLETASRFLMIHAAAALGLGALLATKPPLARWLGGASFALIAGVALFSGDLAARSFTGDRLFPYAAPIGGSLTIGSWLALAIWALAALRAR; translated from the coding sequence ATGCAGCGCCCGAGCCTTCTCATCGTCTTTCTCGCCGCGCTCTCGGGCGCTGCGGGCGTCGCGCTCGCAGCCGCGAGCGCGCATATTTCCAACGCCGCCAATCTCGAGACGGCGAGTCGTTTCCTGATGATCCATGCGGCGGCGGCGCTCGGCCTCGGCGCGCTGCTGGCGACAAAGCCCCCGCTCGCGCGCTGGCTCGGCGGCGCGAGCTTCGCGCTCATCGCCGGCGTCGCGCTGTTTTCCGGCGACCTCGCCGCCCGCAGCTTCACGGGCGATCGGCTGTTTCCTTACGCGGCGCCCATCGGCGGCTCGCTGACGATCGGAAGCTGGCTGGCGCTGGCGATCTGGGCGCTCGCCGCGCTGCGGGCGCGGTAG
- a CDS encoding undecaprenyl-phosphate glucose phosphotransferase yields MCAFALRDIKAAAPANDDSRAASRLAEISADARPIPAYSPVVLAGLVRILEFALITATGFAVHRLHVAPGYGYGFEYFIVIPGMALLAVVAWQALDLYTPAAFRTPIGQGLKLAGGWTLVFLAALAAIFFLKLDNALSRVWLLGWYAGGLAVLAAERFAVAAVVRSLTQQGKLDRRTVVVGGGPAAEPVLRALAASQQDSDLRILGVFDDRRDDRSPDVVAGYPKLGTIDDLVEFARHTRLDLVIFTLPISAETRLLQMLRKLWVLPIDIRLAAHTNKLRFRPRSYSYIGNVPVLDVFDKPIADWDVLIKSAFDKIVGALCLLLFAPVMAAVALAIKLDSRGPVLFRQTRYGFNNEKIEVYKFRSMYADKLDPAAAKLVTKGDPRVTRVGRFIRKTSLDELPQLFNVVFQGNLSLVGPRPHAMHARAAEHLYDEVVDGYFARHRVKPGLTGWAQINGWRGETDTPEKIQKRVECDLYYIENWSILLDIYILALTPIALLKTENAY; encoded by the coding sequence ATGTGTGCTTTCGCCCTACGCGACATCAAAGCGGCCGCGCCGGCCAATGACGATAGTCGCGCCGCCTCGCGGCTGGCGGAAATCTCCGCCGACGCGCGGCCGATTCCCGCCTATTCGCCGGTCGTGCTGGCGGGCCTCGTCCGCATTCTCGAATTCGCGCTGATCACCGCGACCGGCTTCGCCGTGCATCGGCTGCATGTCGCGCCCGGCTATGGCTATGGCTTCGAATATTTCATCGTCATTCCCGGAATGGCGCTGCTCGCGGTCGTCGCCTGGCAGGCGCTCGATCTCTACACGCCCGCCGCTTTTCGCACGCCCATCGGCCAGGGGCTCAAGCTCGCCGGCGGCTGGACCCTCGTCTTTCTCGCGGCGCTCGCGGCGATCTTCTTCCTGAAGCTCGACAACGCTCTGTCGCGCGTCTGGCTGCTCGGCTGGTACGCGGGCGGTCTCGCCGTGCTCGCGGCGGAGCGCTTCGCCGTCGCCGCCGTGGTGCGCTCGCTGACGCAGCAGGGCAAGCTCGACCGCCGCACCGTCGTCGTCGGCGGCGGCCCGGCCGCCGAGCCCGTGCTGCGCGCGCTCGCCGCCTCGCAGCAGGACAGCGATCTGCGCATATTGGGCGTCTTCGACGATCGCCGTGACGATCGCTCGCCGGATGTCGTCGCCGGCTATCCCAAGCTCGGGACGATCGACGATCTCGTCGAATTCGCGCGCCACACGCGGCTCGATCTCGTGATCTTCACCCTGCCCATCTCGGCCGAGACGCGCCTATTGCAAATGCTGCGCAAGCTCTGGGTGCTGCCGATCGACATTCGGCTCGCGGCGCACACCAATAAGCTGCGCTTTCGCCCGCGCTCTTACTCCTACATCGGCAATGTCCCGGTTCTCGACGTCTTCGACAAGCCGATCGCCGATTGGGACGTGCTCATCAAATCCGCCTTCGACAAGATCGTCGGCGCGCTGTGCCTTTTGCTCTTCGCGCCCGTGATGGCCGCGGTGGCGCTCGCCATCAAGCTCGATTCGCGCGGCCCGGTGCTGTTCCGCCAGACGCGCTACGGCTTCAACAATGAGAAGATCGAGGTCTATAAATTCCGCTCCATGTATGCGGACAAGCTCGATCCCGCCGCGGCCAAGCTCGTCACCAAGGGCGATCCGCGCGTGACCCGCGTCGGCCGCTTCATCCGCAAGACCTCGCTGGACGAGCTGCCGCAGCTGTTCAATGTCGTGTTCCAGGGCAATCTGTCGCTGGTCGGCCCCCGCCCCCACGCCATGCATGCGCGCGCCGCCGAGCATCTCTATGACGAGGTCGTCGACGGCTATTTCGCCCGCCATCGCGTCAAGCCCGGCCTCACCGGCTGGGCGCAGATCAATGGCTGGCGCGGCGAGACCGACACGCCCGAGAAGATCCAGAAACGCGTCGAATGCGATCTCTACTACATAGAGAACTGGTCGATCCTGCTCGATATCTATATTCTCGCGCTGACGCCGATCGCGCTGCTGAAGACCGAGAACGCCTACTGA
- a CDS encoding glycosyltransferase family 4 protein, translated as MRENRQSLTSDDESPGRLRIVHVMRAPIGGLFRHVVDLAGAQAARGHAVGVIADSSTGGERAEATLRMLEPSLELGVTRLCMRRLPSWSDPIVAFRIAMALKRLAPDVVHGHGAKGGLYARLPALLPLFPTLPHPHIRVYTPHGGSLHYDPDALVNRLYLSVEKALERVTDFIPFESAYAQERFARAIGFSRAATRVVPNGLRPEELEPITPIAGAADFLYVGEWRRFKGVDTLIEALSLIRDATGEAPRLALVGSGPDEAALRACAERLGVSERLSFAPPMPAREALRLGRILVVPSRAESLPYIVLEAIAARTPLIATNVGGIPEIFGEHADRLVESDDPAALARAMIAASGMDEEAQRRAAGQLAERVAENFSLTAMVEAVLRGYREALEAAGHRSAAEAVLPQRA; from the coding sequence ATGCGCGAGAACCGGCAGAGCCTGACGAGCGACGACGAGAGCCCCGGACGGCTGCGCATCGTGCATGTGATGCGCGCGCCGATCGGCGGGCTCTTTCGTCATGTCGTCGATCTCGCCGGCGCCCAGGCGGCGCGCGGACATGCGGTCGGCGTCATCGCCGATTCCTCCACCGGCGGCGAGCGCGCGGAGGCGACGCTGCGCATGCTCGAGCCCTCGCTGGAACTCGGCGTCACGCGTCTGTGCATGCGCCGGCTGCCGAGCTGGAGCGATCCGATCGTCGCCTTTCGCATCGCCATGGCGCTCAAGCGGCTCGCGCCCGATGTCGTGCATGGCCACGGCGCCAAGGGCGGGCTCTATGCGCGCCTGCCGGCGCTGCTGCCCTTGTTTCCGACGCTGCCGCATCCGCATATTCGCGTCTACACGCCGCATGGCGGCAGCCTCCATTACGATCCCGACGCGCTCGTCAATCGTCTCTATCTCTCGGTGGAGAAGGCGCTGGAGCGCGTCACCGATTTCATTCCCTTCGAGAGCGCCTATGCGCAAGAGCGCTTCGCGAGAGCGATCGGCTTCTCCCGCGCGGCGACTCGCGTCGTGCCCAATGGGCTGCGGCCGGAGGAGCTCGAGCCGATTACGCCGATCGCCGGAGCGGCGGATTTTCTCTATGTCGGCGAATGGCGCCGCTTCAAAGGCGTGGACACGCTGATCGAGGCGCTGTCGCTCATTCGCGACGCGACCGGCGAAGCGCCGCGGCTCGCCCTCGTCGGCTCCGGGCCGGACGAAGCGGCTCTGCGCGCCTGCGCCGAGAGGCTCGGCGTGAGCGAGCGTCTCTCCTTCGCGCCGCCCATGCCGGCGCGCGAGGCGCTGCGGCTGGGGCGCATATTGGTGGTGCCGAGCCGGGCCGAGTCGCTTCCCTATATCGTGCTCGAGGCCATCGCCGCGCGAACGCCGCTGATCGCCACCAATGTCGGCGGCATTCCAGAGATTTTCGGCGAGCATGCGGATCGTCTCGTCGAGAGCGACGATCCGGCGGCGCTGGCGCGCGCAATGATCGCCGCGAGCGGCATGGACGAGGAGGCGCAAAGGCGCGCCGCCGGCCAGCTCGCTGAACGAGTAGCAGAAAATTTCTCTTTGACTGCAATGGTCGAGGCCGTGCTGCGCGGATATCGCGAAGCGCTCGAGGCCGCCGGACATCGCAGCGCCGCGGAGGCCGTTCTGCCGCAGCGGGCCTGA
- a CDS encoding polysaccharide biosynthesis/export family protein has translation MPRYGFLLFWLMMCATLSGCALPGAYVPELLTSSTEEPYTLAAGDRLRVIVFGQDAISNSYTVDGSGHISMPLIGIVPAAGLTTQALQHEIAARLRNGFVRDPRVSVEVEAYRPFFVLGEVMSAGQYPFVEGLTVQKAIAIAGGFNPRGYQGEVDLTRDYGGVPVTGRVPLLQAVRPGDTITVRERIF, from the coding sequence ATGCCGAGATATGGCTTTCTCCTGTTCTGGCTGATGATGTGCGCGACATTGTCGGGATGCGCCCTGCCGGGCGCCTATGTTCCAGAGCTTTTGACCTCCTCGACCGAGGAGCCCTACACGCTCGCGGCAGGCGATCGGCTTCGCGTGATCGTCTTCGGCCAGGATGCGATCTCCAACAGCTACACGGTCGACGGCTCCGGCCATATTTCGATGCCGCTCATCGGCATCGTTCCGGCGGCCGGCCTCACGACCCAGGCGCTGCAACATGAAATCGCCGCACGTTTGCGCAACGGATTCGTCCGCGATCCTCGCGTCTCGGTGGAAGTCGAGGCGTATCGTCCCTTCTTCGTGCTCGGAGAAGTGATGAGCGCCGGACAATATCCTTTCGTCGAGGGTCTCACCGTGCAGAAGGCGATCGCCATAGCCGGCGGCTTCAACCCGCGCGGCTATCAAGGCGAGGTCGATTTGACGCGCGACTACGGCGGCGTTCCAGTCACCGGCCGCGTGCCTTTGCTGCAGGCGGTCCGGCCAGGAGACACGATCACTGTTCGCGAACGGATTTTCTAA
- a CDS encoding exopolysaccharide transport family protein encodes MNFGHPHDDARSPRGETGRAISREIPQAEASTGEIDLGQIAGALSRRRRIVIGVTLAAFLGSLVFVNVVKPRYTAEARVLLENQESYLTRADKERSDPAAAPDAEAVQSQIQMLTSRDLARRVLKSLDLQGNSEFDPIANGLGLGTKIGVMLGLTRDPSKLAPEERMLDAYFDKLLVLSPTKTRVLQIEFSARDPDLAAHAANAIASFYIDIQREAKRENARDAAQSLSPLVADLRERLGRAEAKVEAFRSRSGLFAGTNNMTIATQQLGDLTNQLSISRTAQADAEAKARLVRDMLRQNRVGEIPDVANNEMIRRIGEQRVSLRAQLALESRTLLPGHPRIKELQAQLADLDADWRRAAERTARTLENEAHIASARVENLSRAMDEQKRVAGAAGADEVQLRELERAARVLKDQLEADSAKYQEALAREGPKASPADARVIQRAVAPPIPSFPKKVPITAFATIAAFILSAGSIVAIELLSGRARVAAPLPVPRLEERDDAELEAPPKARIASDRREPTFVEPEEEEEQAPPPKMASFAAEPRTRLAPSRTPKLESRSTRAYRSSVVGKIDAARMATLSVKVLLVGCADAEHSFDNAVTLSRALARRGLAIIVAADAQERGELYDRLIPDVDRARPLGLADLSSGAATFAEAIHRDADSRLHVMPGGRAAAEYDQDAEPVLEALAQTYDFIVFATRDYDRAMFLAPSFDIVLVSGSERAAEAVIDELAQAGVSDAFLLEDETASADASAA; translated from the coding sequence ATGAATTTCGGCCACCCTCACGATGACGCGAGGAGCCCCCGGGGCGAGACGGGACGCGCGATCTCGCGCGAGATCCCGCAGGCGGAGGCCTCGACCGGCGAGATCGATCTCGGGCAGATCGCCGGCGCCTTGTCGCGCCGCCGCCGCATCGTGATCGGCGTGACGCTGGCCGCTTTTCTCGGCTCGCTCGTCTTCGTCAATGTCGTCAAGCCGCGCTACACGGCCGAGGCGCGCGTCCTGCTCGAGAATCAAGAGAGCTATCTGACACGCGCCGACAAGGAGCGCTCCGATCCCGCCGCGGCGCCCGACGCCGAAGCCGTGCAGAGCCAGATTCAAATGCTCACCTCGCGCGATCTCGCGCGGCGCGTGCTGAAATCGCTGGACCTGCAAGGCAATTCCGAATTCGATCCGATCGCCAATGGTCTCGGGCTCGGCACGAAGATCGGCGTGATGCTGGGACTGACGCGCGATCCTTCCAAGCTCGCGCCGGAAGAGCGCATGCTGGACGCCTATTTCGACAAGCTGCTCGTGCTGTCTCCGACCAAGACGCGCGTGCTGCAGATCGAATTTTCCGCGCGCGATCCCGATCTCGCGGCGCACGCCGCCAACGCCATCGCTTCCTTCTATATAGACATTCAGCGTGAGGCGAAGCGCGAGAACGCTCGCGACGCCGCGCAATCGCTGAGCCCGCTGGTCGCCGATCTGCGCGAGCGGCTCGGCCGGGCCGAGGCCAAGGTGGAGGCCTTCCGCTCGCGTTCCGGCCTCTTCGCCGGCACGAATAATATGACGATCGCCACGCAGCAGCTCGGCGACCTCACCAATCAGCTCTCCATCTCGCGCACCGCGCAGGCCGACGCCGAGGCCAAAGCGAGGCTGGTGCGCGACATGCTGCGGCAAAATCGCGTGGGAGAAATTCCCGACGTCGCCAATAATGAGATGATCCGCCGCATCGGCGAGCAGCGCGTGTCGCTGCGCGCTCAGCTCGCGCTCGAATCGCGCACGCTGCTGCCCGGCCATCCGCGCATAAAGGAGCTGCAGGCGCAGCTCGCCGATCTCGACGCCGATTGGCGCCGCGCCGCCGAGCGCACCGCGCGCACATTGGAGAATGAGGCGCATATCGCCTCCGCGCGCGTCGAGAATCTCTCTCGCGCGATGGACGAGCAGAAACGCGTCGCCGGCGCCGCGGGCGCGGATGAGGTGCAGCTGCGCGAGCTCGAGCGCGCCGCGCGCGTGCTCAAGGATCAGCTCGAGGCGGATTCGGCCAAATATCAGGAAGCGCTGGCGCGCGAGGGTCCGAAGGCTTCGCCCGCCGATGCGCGCGTCATTCAGCGCGCCGTCGCGCCGCCAATTCCCTCCTTCCCGAAAAAGGTTCCGATCACCGCCTTTGCGACGATCGCCGCCTTTATTCTATCCGCGGGATCGATCGTCGCGATCGAGCTGCTGAGCGGCCGCGCGCGCGTCGCGGCGCCGCTTCCGGTCCCGCGCCTCGAGGAGCGCGACGACGCGGAGCTGGAGGCGCCGCCAAAGGCGCGCATCGCCTCCGATCGGCGCGAGCCGACCTTTGTGGAGCCCGAAGAAGAAGAGGAGCAGGCGCCGCCTCCGAAGATGGCGAGCTTCGCCGCCGAGCCACGGACGCGCCTAGCGCCCTCGCGCACGCCCAAGCTCGAGAGCAGATCGACGCGCGCCTATCGATCCAGCGTCGTCGGAAAGATCGACGCGGCGCGCATGGCGACGCTCTCGGTGAAAGTTCTGCTGGTCGGCTGCGCCGACGCCGAGCATAGTTTCGACAACGCGGTGACATTGTCGCGCGCATTGGCGCGGCGCGGCCTCGCCATTATCGTCGCGGCCGATGCGCAGGAGCGCGGCGAGCTCTATGATCGGCTGATCCCCGATGTCGATCGCGCCCGGCCGCTCGGCCTCGCCGATCTTTCGAGCGGAGCCGCGACCTTCGCCGAGGCCATTCATCGCGACGCGGATTCGCGTTTGCATGTGATGCCGGGCGGCCGCGCCGCGGCGGAATATGATCAGGACGCCGAGCCCGTGCTGGAAGCGCTGGCGCAGACCTATGATTTCATCGTCTTCGCCACGCGCGATTATGATCGCGCCATGTTCCTCGCGCCGTCATTCGATATCGTTCTGGTGAGCGGCTCCGAGCGCGCGGCCGAGGCGGTCATCGACGAGCTGGCGCAAGCGGGCGTCAGCGACGCCTTCCTGCTCGAGGACGAGACCGCTTCCGCCGACGCTTCGGCCGCGTAA
- a CDS encoding GNAT family N-acetyltransferase, producing the protein MELSRPETSVDEISLDVFSCFEAARADWEVLFANAPASAYQSFSFERDWYETFGRTRGLTPMIVVARHGENARPLALLALATSRLGPLRIAQFLGGKESNFNLGLFAADARLDAAALRALLRRAARANGVDLYRLGNQPQAFEGVVNPLALPGSCASPSFAYGTSLPATASELDARFSADTRKKLRKKQARLEKMGALVFEHGATGARATEILEALLAQKAERLQDPSFASGAMRDFVLGLCGGSLEVHALTLDARIIATYAGFTHRGRFSAMLNSFVADEEIARSSPGDLLLHSLLRDLLSRGVARFDLGVGEARYKNAVCDETIALVDTLVPATPLGALAAPALSALTRVKRAVKQNPRLLAKLTELRRLAR; encoded by the coding sequence ATGGAGCTGTCACGACCGGAGACCTCCGTGGACGAAATCTCGCTCGATGTCTTCTCCTGTTTCGAGGCGGCGCGCGCGGATTGGGAGGTTCTGTTCGCCAATGCGCCGGCGAGCGCTTATCAATCTTTCAGCTTCGAGCGCGATTGGTACGAGACATTCGGCCGCACGCGCGGCCTCACGCCGATGATCGTCGTCGCGCGGCATGGCGAGAACGCGCGCCCTCTCGCGCTGCTCGCGCTGGCGACATCGCGTCTCGGCCCGCTGCGGATCGCGCAATTTCTCGGCGGCAAGGAGAGCAATTTCAATCTCGGCCTCTTCGCCGCCGATGCGCGTCTCGACGCCGCCGCGCTTCGCGCTCTGCTGCGCCGCGCCGCGCGCGCCAACGGCGTCGATCTCTATCGCCTCGGCAATCAGCCACAGGCTTTCGAAGGAGTCGTCAATCCGCTCGCCCTGCCCGGCTCGTGCGCGAGCCCGAGCTTCGCCTATGGGACGAGCCTTCCCGCGACGGCGAGCGAGCTCGACGCGCGCTTCTCCGCCGATACGCGCAAGAAGCTGCGCAAGAAGCAGGCGCGGCTCGAGAAGATGGGCGCGCTCGTCTTCGAGCATGGCGCGACGGGCGCGCGCGCGACAGAAATTCTCGAGGCGCTGCTCGCGCAAAAGGCGGAGCGCTTGCAGGATCCCTCCTTTGCCAGCGGCGCCATGCGCGATTTCGTGCTCGGCCTCTGCGGCGGCTCGCTGGAGGTCCATGCGCTGACGCTGGATGCGCGCATCATCGCGACCTATGCGGGCTTCACCCATCGCGGCCGCTTTTCGGCGATGCTCAACTCCTTCGTGGCGGATGAGGAGATCGCGCGCTCCTCGCCTGGCGATCTGCTGCTGCATTCGCTGCTGCGCGATCTTCTCTCGCGCGGCGTCGCGCGCTTCGATCTCGGCGTCGGCGAGGCGCGCTACAAGAACGCCGTCTGCGACGAGACGATCGCGCTCGTCGACACGCTCGTTCCAGCGACTCCGCTCGGCGCACTCGCGGCGCCCGCGTTGTCCGCGCTCACCCGCGTCAAGCGCGCGGTGAAGCAGAATCCGCGTCTTCTCGCCAAGCTCACCGAGCTGCGCCGACTCGCGCGCTGA
- a CDS encoding polysaccharide deacetylase family protein, translating to MAIEAGMEFFRASGAHRLAEPYTRGLGAILMFHRVRPRLEQAFEPNQPLEITPEFLNALIARLRQRGVEIVSLETALARLRAGETGAPFAVLTFDDGYRDFVEHALPALERHNAPFTLYLTAGYADASARLWWVELEEAIRRLDRLDVIAGGKHICCAAATAAQKRLAFAEVYAQLRAGDEAELLRVVTALSAEARIEPHALTRRLCLGWSELRALADHPLATIGAHSVTHARLAKVDCAAAIYEMAESRLRLESELQRPVPHFCYPVGDPTSAARREFELAARLGFASAVTTRAGMIFPEHRERLMSLPRLSVNGRHQSLAALDILLSGAPFVLMNGGRRVAAA from the coding sequence ATGGCCATAGAGGCGGGCATGGAGTTCTTTCGCGCGAGCGGCGCGCACCGTCTGGCCGAGCCTTATACGCGCGGGCTGGGCGCGATTTTGATGTTCCATCGCGTGCGGCCGCGGCTCGAGCAGGCCTTCGAGCCCAATCAGCCGCTCGAGATCACGCCGGAGTTTTTGAACGCGCTGATCGCGCGGCTGCGTCAGCGCGGCGTCGAGATCGTCTCGCTGGAGACCGCGCTCGCGCGGCTGCGCGCCGGCGAGACGGGAGCGCCTTTCGCGGTCCTCACCTTCGACGACGGCTATCGCGATTTCGTCGAGCATGCGCTGCCGGCGCTGGAGCGTCACAATGCGCCATTCACGCTCTATCTCACTGCAGGCTACGCCGACGCTTCCGCGCGGCTGTGGTGGGTGGAGCTGGAGGAGGCGATCCGGCGCCTCGATCGTCTCGACGTCATCGCCGGCGGCAAGCACATTTGCTGCGCGGCGGCGACGGCGGCGCAAAAGCGCCTCGCATTCGCCGAGGTCTATGCGCAGCTGCGCGCCGGCGACGAGGCGGAGCTGCTTCGCGTCGTCACCGCTCTCTCAGCCGAGGCGCGGATCGAGCCTCACGCGCTCACGCGGCGTCTTTGCCTCGGATGGAGCGAGCTGCGCGCGCTGGCCGATCATCCGCTGGCGACGATCGGCGCGCATTCGGTGACGCATGCGCGATTGGCCAAGGTGGATTGCGCTGCGGCGATCTATGAGATGGCCGAGAGCCGGCTGCGTCTAGAGTCCGAGCTGCAACGGCCGGTCCCGCATTTTTGCTATCCGGTCGGCGATCCGACCTCGGCGGCGCGACGGGAATTCGAGCTGGCGGCGCGGCTCGGCTTCGCCAGCGCCGTGACGACGCGTGCGGGCATGATCTTTCCCGAGCATCGCGAGCGTCTCATGTCGCTGCCGCGGCTCTCGGTGAATGGACGGCACCAGTCGCTCGCCGCGCTGGACATTCTCCTGTCCGGCGCGCCTTTCGTTCTGATGAACGGAGGCCGCCGCGTTGCGGCGGCCTGA
- a CDS encoding MarR family winged helix-turn-helix transcriptional regulator — protein sequence MSTALESRPQESDDAGRPSDEELRALADFRYALRQFLAFSEQAAADVGLTMQRYQALLAIKTFRAGAHISVGELAEQLLIRDHSAAELVSRLEQAKLVKRKSDPLDRRRSLIVLTTLGDRRLAQLAFVHLRKLRADKSAFLHLFDTPSDGESQDQTPR from the coding sequence ATGTCGACGGCGCTCGAGAGCCGACCTCAGGAAAGCGATGACGCCGGCCGCCCCTCCGACGAGGAGCTTCGCGCGCTCGCCGATTTCCGCTACGCGCTGCGCCAATTCCTCGCCTTCAGCGAGCAGGCCGCCGCGGATGTCGGCCTCACCATGCAGCGCTATCAGGCGCTGCTCGCCATCAAGACCTTTCGCGCCGGCGCGCATATCAGCGTCGGCGAGCTCGCCGAGCAGCTGCTGATCCGCGATCACAGCGCCGCGGAGCTGGTCTCGCGCCTCGAGCAAGCCAAGCTCGTCAAGCGCAAGAGCGATCCGCTCGATCGCCGCCGATCGCTCATCGTGCTGACGACGCTCGGCGACCGTCGGCTGGCGCAGCTCGCTTTCGTGCATTTGCGCAAGCTGCGCGCCGACAAGAGCGCCTTTCTGCATCTCTTCGACACGCCGTCGGACGGCGAGTCGCAGGATCAGACGCCGCGCTGA
- a CDS encoding copper chaperone PCu(A)C: MSIDRRRVLFLTGGAALAASGLSRASAHEYEKGGIKVEHPWLRAPRDGESDANLFMVVYNRSDSADRLIGVKSPEIGGFDLHVAPHFAVATDAIFFPNGSKVTLAPGGSFVHLSGIKKINPVGWGFELTLVFEKAGDLLIDAAIDAPDAAHAHDAEAMERWEKAHRTPQAGDAPVEDHRSGHEEQKGQGEAQPGVGEPQPAQ; this comes from the coding sequence ATGTCTATCGATCGACGGCGCGTTCTGTTTTTGACCGGAGGCGCTGCGCTGGCTGCGAGCGGCCTTTCTCGCGCGAGCGCTCATGAATATGAAAAAGGCGGGATCAAGGTGGAGCATCCTTGGCTGCGCGCGCCGCGCGACGGCGAGAGCGACGCCAATCTGTTCATGGTCGTGTATAACCGCAGCGATTCCGCCGATCGTCTCATCGGAGTGAAATCTCCCGAGATCGGCGGCTTCGATCTGCATGTCGCTCCACACTTCGCGGTCGCGACAGATGCGATCTTCTTTCCCAATGGATCGAAGGTGACGCTCGCGCCCGGCGGCTCCTTCGTCCATCTCTCCGGCATAAAGAAGATCAATCCCGTCGGCTGGGGCTTCGAGCTCACGCTGGTGTTCGAGAAGGCCGGCGATCTGCTCATCGACGCGGCGATCGACGCGCCGGACGCCGCGCATGCGCATGATGCGGAGGCGATGGAGCGATGGGAGAAGGCGCATCGGACGCCGCAGGCGGGCGATGCGCCGGTCGAGGATCATCGTTCGGGCCATGAGGAGCAGAAGGGGCAGGGCGAGGCGCAGCCGGGCGTCGGCGAGCCGCAACCGGCGCAGTGA